A genome region from Euphorbia lathyris chromosome 4, ddEupLath1.1, whole genome shotgun sequence includes the following:
- the LOC136226858 gene encoding uncharacterized protein: MDHRRFLPIDHKWRENKSFNGIVERRSPPKKLSGVEILAQVKDLEGMKFGKRVKLPKRDDNWKKKSIFFELPYWSTLLLRHNLDVMHIEKNVCDNILGTLLDIEGKSKDNIKARHDFKRVKIMKHLAPKLMNGKWHIPPAPYTLSRTQKEKVCKFLECIKVPDGYSSNISKCINLDKRKIWGLKTHDCHVLMEQLLPLAIWGVSLPKVYEVIVKMSTFFRDLCSKILKVKDLDTLERQISITLCEMEKIFLPSFFDVMVHLCVHLATEAKLGGPVQYRWMYPIERLLRKLKCYVRNKSRPEGSIAEGYIIEECMLFCSKYLHDIETRFNQPDRNTDEEDNDYQGLSIFAPIGIPLGKAKLRSLTKEELTQVREYVLKNCDEAQEYLNEYEDGTFDKNLVDWFRDRVMDLLGEGHDDQVVKDLRTFALGPLEGVKCFNGYVGNGFRFHTKETERKRVNQNSGVMVKGIVGAREDDYFGILTDIIEA, encoded by the exons ATGGATCATCGTCGCTTTCTTCCTATtgaccataaatggagagagaaCAAATCTTTTAATGGAATAGTAGAAAGAAGAAGCCCTCCCAAGAAATTATCTGGTGTTGAAATTTTGGCTCAAGTTAAGGACCTTGAAGGTATGAAATTTGGAAAAAGGGTAAAACTGCCAAAGAGAGATGATAATTGGAAGAAGAAAAGCATTTTTTTCGAATTGCCTTATTGGAGTACCCTTTTGCTTCGTCACAACCTTGATGTCATGCATATTGAAAAAAATGTGTGCGATAACATTCTTGGTACTTTGCTAGATATTGAGGGGAAGTCGAAAGATAATATAAAGGCTAGACATGATTTCAAACGTGTGAAGATTATGAAGCATCTTGCTCCTAAATTGATGAATGGAAAATGGCACATTCCTCCAGCACCTTACACATTGTCTAGGACTCAGAAAGAAAAGGTGTGCAAGTTCTTAGAGTGTATAAAGGTTCCAGATGGGTATTCATCAAACATTTCAAAATGCATAAACCTTGACAAACGTAAAATATGGGGTCTCAAAACCCATGATTGTCATGTGCTTATGGAACAACTATTGCCACTTGCAATTTGGGGAGTGTCACTACCTAAAGTATATGAGGTGATTGTTAAGATGAGCACATTTTTTAGAGATTTGTGTTCTAAGATATTGAAAGTAAAAGATTTGGACACTCTTGAACGCCAAATTTCCATCACTTTGTgtgagatggagaagattttTCTTCCATCATTTTTTGATGTCATGGTGCACTTGTGTGTTCACCTCGCAACAGAAGCGAAATTGGGTGGACCGGTACAATACCGATGGATGTACCCGATTGAAAG GCTTTTACGCAAACTTAAGTGTTATGTTCGAAATAAAAGTAGGCCAGAAGGATCTATTGCAGAAGGCTATATTATTGAGGAGTGCATGCTTTTTTGCTCAAAGTATCTACATGACATTGAGACAAGATTTAACCAACCTGATAGGAACACGGATGAGGAAGACAATGACTATCAAGGTCTATCAATATTTGCACCAATTGGTATTCCTTTGGGGAAGGCTAAATTAAGATCTCTTACTAAAGAGGAGTTAACCCAAGTTCGAGAATATGTACTTAAGAATTGTGACGAAGCACAAGAATACCTAAA CGAGTATGAAGATGGCACGTTCGACAAAAATTTGGTAGATTGGTTTCGTGATCGG GTCATGGATTTGCTTGGGGAAGGCCATGACGATCAGGTGGTGAAAGATTTAAGAACATTTGCTTTAGGCCCTTTGGAAGGTGTCAAATGTTTTAATGGATATGTTGGAAATGGTTTTAGATTTCACACAAAGGAAACAGAAAGGAAGAGGGTAAACCAGAATTCTGGTGTCATGGTCAAAGGCATTGTTGGGGCTAGGGAAGATGACTACTTTGGGATTCTTACTGACATAATTGAGGCATAA